The following proteins come from a genomic window of Panicum hallii strain FIL2 chromosome 8, PHallii_v3.1, whole genome shotgun sequence:
- the LOC112903051 gene encoding leucine-rich repeat protein 1-like, producing the protein MAAQFAAAAVLISCLIALATLASCNSEGDILYKQRQAWKDRNNVLQSWDPTLVNPCTWFHITCNNDNAVIRVDLGNAGISGPLIPDLGGLTNLQYFELYDNSLSGTIPATLGNLTKLVSLDLYGNHLTGPIPATLGAIGTLRYLRLYENKLTGAIPTSLGNLMNLQELKLQMNALSGSIPSSLGNIKTLQFLKLNENMLSGRVPLEILSLIISGNLTEINIAKNHLAGTVRSSGFRVTAIIQDKLKAA; encoded by the exons ATGGCAGCTCAGTTTGCAGCAGCAGCGGTCCTGATCAGTTGTCTCATTGCTCTTGCAACACTTGCAAGCTGCAACTCTGAAG GTGACATACTGTACAAGCAAAGGCAGGCATGGAAGGACAGAAACAATGTGCTGCAGAGCTGGGATCCAACCCTTGTCAACCCCTGCACCTGGTTTCATATCACCTGCAACAATGATAACGCTGTCATCCGTGT GGATTTGGGGAACGCAGGCATCTCAGGGCCTCTGATTCCTGATCTGGGAGGACTGACGAACCTCCAGTACTT CGAGTTGTATGACAACAGCCTGAGCGGTACAATACCAGCAACACTGGGTAACCTGACTAAACTTGTCAGCTTGGATCTTTATGGAAACCACCTTACTGGACCGATACCGGCTACGCTTGGCGCCATCGGCACCCTGCGATATCT GAGGTTGTATGAGAACAAGCTGACCGGGGCTATACCAACGTCTCTGGGCAATCTAATGAACCTTCAGGAACTGAAACTTCAGATGAATGCGCTCAGTGGCTCTATTCCATCCTCTCTTGGCAACATCAAAACGTTGCAGTTTCT GAAGTTGAACGAGAACATGCTGTCTGGTAGAGTTCCATTGGAAATCCTCTCTCTTATCATTTCTGGGAATTTGACCGAGAT AAATATTGCAAAGAACCACTTGGCTGGCACAGTCAGATCATCAGGATTCAGAG TGACGGCGATCATCCAGGACAAGCTGAAGGCTGCATGA
- the LOC112903317 gene encoding leucine-rich repeat protein 2-like, with the protein MRPKLVAAAVLTSLLALAILASCSTEGDILYKQRLAWKDPNNVLQSWDPTLANPCIWFHVTCNMNNSVVRVDLGNAGISGPLLPDLGGLVNLQYLELYGNSLIGPIPAILGNLTNLISLDLWDNLLTGPIPTSLGTISTLRFLRLYQNNLTGSMPPSLGSLTSLQELKLEKNAFSGSIPSSLGNLKTLRFLRLNENMLTGTVPLEVLSLAIVGNLTELNIARNNLDGTVRSSELRVTEIIQDELKTT; encoded by the exons ATGAGGCCCAAGCTTGTGGCAGCAGCAGTCCTCACCAGCCTTCTTGCTCTTGCAATACTTGCAAGCTGCAGTACTGAAG GTGACATACTGTACAAGCAAAGGTTGGCATGGAAGGACCCAAACAATGTGCTGCAGAGCTGGGATCCGACCCTTGCCAATCCCTGCATCTGGTTTCATGTTACTTGCAACATGAATAACTCCGTTGTCCGGGT AGACTTGGGCAACGCAGGAATCTCAGGGCCTCTGCTTCCAGATCTTGGAGGACTTGTGAACCTCCAGTACCT TGAGTTGTATGGCAATAGCCTGATCGGTCCAATACCAGCAATACTAGGCAACCTGACTAATCTTATCAGCCTGGATCTTTGGGACAATCTGCTTACCGGCCCAATACCAACTTCGCTTGGCACCATCAGCACGCTGCGATTTCT GAGGTTGTACCAGAACAACCTGACAGGGTCTATGCCGCCATCATTGGGCAGTCTGACGAGCCTTCAGGAACTGAAACTTGAAAAGAATGCATTCAGTGGCTCTATTCCATCCTCTCTTGGCAATCTCAAAACATTGCGGTTCCT GAGGTTGAACGAGAATATGCTGACTGGCACTGTTCCATTGGAAGTCCTCTCCCTTGCCATTGTTGGGAACTTGACAGAGCT AAATATTGCAAGGAACAACCTGGACGGCACAGTGAGGTCATCAGAACTAAGAG TGACTGAGATTATCCAAGACGAGCTGAAGACCACATGA